One window from the genome of Marinobacter bohaiensis encodes:
- a CDS encoding exodeoxyribonuclease VII small subunit gives MSDETAGVTIADFEKSLNELETLVRDLEQGDLPLEKSLAAFERGVKLTRECQQALKQAEQRVEQLVKADGDEFVTQPFHEEDEGQ, from the coding sequence ATGAGCGACGAGACCGCCGGCGTCACCATCGCCGACTTCGAAAAGTCCCTGAACGAGCTGGAAACCCTGGTGCGCGACCTGGAACAGGGCGACCTGCCGCTGGAGAAATCCCTGGCGGCGTTCGAGCGTGGCGTCAAACTGACCCGCGAATGCCAGCAGGCCCTCAAACAGGCCGAACAGCGGGTGGAGCAGCTGGTCAAGGCGGACGGCGATGAATTCGTCACGCAACCGTTCCACGAGGAAGACGAGGGGCAATGA
- a CDS encoding sulfite exporter TauE/SafE family protein: MLLTIYLALGALAGVLAGLFGIGGGLVIVPVLIFGFARQGVSGDVAAHLAVGTSLATIIFTSLSSIRSHHQHRAVRWELFRPMALGIVIGAMLGAWTASLLPGDVLELVIGVFVILVGLKMLLDVRPKPGRDVPARPGLVAAGGGVGWASAIFGIGGGTLTVPFLSWCNVRMQQAVGTSAACGLPIAVAGALTNVATGWQSPELPSYSLGFIYLPALLGIVPTSVLFARLGAALAHRLDAALLKRIFALILLVIGVRFLL; the protein is encoded by the coding sequence TTGCTGTTGACGATCTACCTGGCTCTGGGCGCCCTCGCCGGCGTACTGGCGGGCCTGTTCGGCATCGGCGGCGGTCTGGTTATCGTGCCGGTACTGATCTTCGGCTTCGCCCGGCAGGGCGTCAGCGGCGACGTGGCGGCCCATCTGGCCGTGGGCACATCGCTGGCGACCATCATCTTCACGTCGCTCAGCTCGATCCGCTCCCATCACCAGCATCGCGCGGTACGTTGGGAGCTGTTCCGACCCATGGCGCTGGGGATCGTGATCGGTGCCATGCTGGGTGCCTGGACCGCCTCCCTGCTGCCCGGTGATGTGCTGGAGCTGGTGATCGGCGTGTTCGTGATCCTGGTGGGGCTGAAGATGCTGCTCGACGTTAGACCCAAACCGGGGCGTGATGTGCCGGCGCGCCCCGGTCTGGTCGCCGCCGGCGGTGGTGTGGGCTGGGCGTCCGCCATTTTTGGCATCGGCGGTGGCACCCTCACGGTTCCCTTCCTGAGCTGGTGCAACGTGCGTATGCAGCAGGCGGTGGGAACTTCCGCCGCCTGCGGCCTGCCTATAGCCGTCGCCGGCGCCCTGACCAACGTCGCCACCGGCTGGCAGTCGCCGGAGCTGCCATCGTACAGCCTGGGGTTCATTTACCTGCCGGCTTTGCTTGGCATCGTGCCGACCAGTGTCCTGTTCGCACGCCTCGGAGCGGCGCTGGCCCATCGGCTGGATGCGGCGCTGCTGAAACGGATTTTTGCCCTGATCCTGTTGGTGATCGGTGTCCGCTTCCTGCTTTGA
- a CDS encoding NRDE family protein — MDHLPDSEWPLTQSFSSETTGNTMCLILFAIDQHPDLPLVVAANRDEFYERPTEAMHWWSAPEILAGRDSRSGGTWLAITRDGSVAAVTNVRDGRPEAGERSRGNLPIAALERNTGDLKRELDASHAQFAGYNLVRANGQRGWYYSNRDSHPGRTLFRGAYGLSNHLLQSPWPKLVRLRHSLVKHMRETPVADLHDALIEALMDTTPAPDAFLPDTGVGLERERFLSAPFIRSEHYGTRATTIVSVHRNGEIQVTEQNWRARGETGPRQTFRWIRPS; from the coding sequence ATGGATCACTTGCCAGATTCCGAATGGCCCTTGACCCAATCCTTTTCCTCGGAGACGACCGGGAACACCATGTGCCTGATCCTGTTTGCCATTGACCAGCATCCCGACCTGCCTCTGGTGGTGGCCGCCAACCGGGATGAGTTCTACGAACGCCCCACCGAGGCCATGCACTGGTGGTCGGCACCGGAGATCCTGGCCGGCCGCGACAGCCGTTCCGGAGGCACCTGGCTGGCCATCACCCGGGACGGCTCTGTCGCCGCGGTAACCAACGTGCGGGACGGTCGGCCGGAAGCCGGCGAGCGGTCGCGGGGAAACCTGCCCATTGCGGCGCTGGAACGAAACACCGGCGATCTTAAACGGGAACTGGATGCCAGCCACGCGCAGTTCGCCGGCTACAACCTGGTGCGCGCCAATGGCCAGCGGGGCTGGTACTACAGCAATCGCGACAGCCATCCCGGACGCACGCTCTTCCGCGGGGCCTATGGCCTGAGCAATCACCTGCTGCAGAGCCCCTGGCCCAAACTGGTCCGCTTGCGCCACAGCCTGGTGAAGCATATGCGGGAGACACCGGTGGCGGATCTGCACGACGCCCTTATCGAGGCACTGATGGACACCACGCCGGCTCCCGATGCCTTCCTGCCGGATACCGGGGTGGGACTGGAGCGTGAACGCTTCCTCTCGGCGCCGTTTATCCGCAGCGAGCACTACGGCACCCGAGCGACGACCATTGTCAGCGTGCATCGGAACGGTGAGATCCAGGTCACCGAGCAGAACTGGCGGGCCCGGGGGGAGACCGGACCGCGCCAGACGTTCCGCTGGATCAGGCCATCATGA
- the moaC gene encoding cyclic pyranopterin monophosphate synthase MoaC, translating into MSKLTHLDDTGAARMVDVTDKAATSREARAEGFIAMQPETVAMIIEGEHPKGDVLATARIAGIMAAKKTHELIPLCHALNLTSVKVELAPKTGDGDGESGVQITARCRLTGQTGVEMEALTAVNIAALTLYDMCKAVDRGMEIGRVRLLEKQGGRSGHWKRS; encoded by the coding sequence TTGAGCAAGCTGACACACCTGGATGACACCGGTGCTGCGCGCATGGTGGATGTGACCGACAAGGCCGCCACCAGCCGCGAGGCGCGGGCCGAAGGCTTTATCGCCATGCAGCCGGAGACGGTGGCCATGATCATCGAAGGCGAACACCCCAAGGGGGATGTGCTGGCCACGGCGCGCATCGCCGGCATCATGGCGGCGAAGAAAACCCACGAGTTGATCCCGCTGTGTCACGCCTTGAACCTGACGTCTGTTAAGGTGGAACTGGCGCCGAAGACGGGCGACGGAGACGGTGAGAGCGGCGTGCAGATCACGGCGCGGTGCCGCCTGACCGGCCAGACCGGCGTAGAGATGGAAGCGCTGACCGCGGTCAATATCGCGGCGCTGACCCTCTACGACATGTGCAAGGCGGTGGACCGCGGCATGGAAATCGGCCGGGTCCGGCTGTTGGAAAAACAGGGCGGCCGGTCCGGACACTGGAAGCGGAGCTGA
- the ribA gene encoding GTP cyclohydrolase II — protein sequence MAVRYVQSCRLPTPFGVFDMHGFEEPDTGKEHIALTLGALEGDEPLLARTHSECLTGDALYSMRCDCGYQLEEALRSIAREGRGILMYLRQEGRGIGLLNKIRAYNLQDQGADTVEANEQLGFAADLRDYSMCKDMLEHLGIKRLKLMTNNPRKVNALTGLGIDVVERVPLHVGRNPHNENYLATKQSKLGHWLETHQDDEA from the coding sequence GTGGCTGTTCGCTATGTCCAGAGCTGCCGACTCCCGACCCCGTTCGGTGTCTTCGACATGCATGGTTTCGAGGAACCGGATACGGGAAAGGAGCACATCGCCCTGACCCTGGGCGCCCTGGAAGGGGACGAGCCGCTGTTGGCACGCACCCACTCGGAATGCCTGACCGGTGACGCGCTCTACAGCATGCGCTGCGACTGCGGTTACCAGCTTGAGGAAGCCCTGCGCAGCATCGCCCGCGAAGGCCGCGGCATCCTCATGTACCTGCGCCAAGAGGGCCGCGGCATTGGCCTGCTCAACAAGATCCGAGCCTACAACCTGCAGGATCAGGGGGCCGATACCGTCGAAGCCAACGAGCAACTCGGGTTTGCGGCGGATCTGCGGGACTACAGCATGTGTAAGGACATGCTCGAGCACCTGGGCATCAAGCGGCTCAAGCTGATGACCAACAACCCGCGCAAGGTGAATGCCCTGACCGGCCTCGGCATCGACGTCGTTGAGCGCGTGCCGTTGCACGTGGGCCGTAATCCCCATAACGAGAATTATCTCGCCACCAAGCAGAGCAAGCTGGGTCATTGGCTGGAAACCCACCAGGACGACGAAGCCTGA
- a CDS encoding PilZ domain-containing protein, whose protein sequence is MESTGWQGRDRRRFYRVDDRVALRYVRLSDEASLSGEMQDLSLRTRLADLDLALDEAMGRFAEQSPAGQTVADLLNRKLELALEAAGVGRQANGDPSLITRDISLSVGGFAFATEERIAVGENLLIDLLFYPERRTVRALARVVASEPAASGQLLRLDVARMGDADREILMGHIMRLQSERIRARSGPEDPPAES, encoded by the coding sequence ATGGAGTCAACGGGCTGGCAGGGCAGGGATCGCAGACGTTTCTATCGGGTGGACGACCGGGTCGCCCTGCGTTACGTGCGCCTCTCCGACGAGGCCTCCCTGTCCGGAGAAATGCAGGACCTTTCTCTGCGTACCCGACTGGCGGACCTGGATCTGGCGCTGGACGAAGCCATGGGGCGTTTTGCCGAACAGTCGCCGGCCGGGCAGACCGTTGCCGATCTGCTCAACCGCAAGCTCGAACTCGCCCTGGAAGCGGCGGGCGTGGGGCGGCAGGCCAACGGCGATCCCAGCCTGATCACTCGTGACATCAGTCTCAGTGTGGGTGGTTTCGCTTTCGCCACCGAGGAGCGGATCGCCGTCGGCGAGAACCTGTTGATCGATCTGCTGTTCTACCCGGAAAGGCGCACGGTGCGGGCGTTGGCCCGGGTGGTGGCCAGCGAGCCGGCCGCCAGCGGGCAGTTGCTGCGATTGGACGTGGCGCGTATGGGGGATGCCGACCGGGAAATCCTGATGGGGCACATCATGCGCCTGCAGAGCGAACGCATCCGGGCCCGGTCTGGCCCCGAAGACCCGCCCGCCGAGTCATGA
- a CDS encoding thymidylate synthase has translation MKAYLDLMQDVVDNGLDRGDRTGVGTRSVFGRQLRFDLSEGFPLLTTKKVHLRSVIYELLWFLKGSTDNNWLRERKVSIWNEWALEDGDLGPIYGKQWRSWQCPNGEVVDQISEVVEQIRNKPNSRRLIVSAWNPAELPDETRSPQDNAREGRMALAPCHCLFQFYVADGKLSCQLYQRSADLFLGVPFNIASYSLLTHMIAQQCDLGVGDFVHTFGDCHLYQNHLTDEIVFEQLKREPRALPTLNIRRNPDSLFDYELEDFEFEGYDPMPGIKAPIAI, from the coding sequence ATGAAAGCCTATCTGGACTTGATGCAGGACGTGGTCGACAACGGCCTCGATCGCGGGGATCGCACCGGTGTGGGCACCCGCTCGGTTTTTGGGCGCCAGCTGCGGTTCGATCTGTCCGAGGGCTTTCCGCTGTTGACCACCAAGAAAGTACACCTGCGCAGCGTGATCTACGAGCTGCTGTGGTTCCTCAAAGGCTCCACCGACAACAATTGGCTGCGCGAGCGCAAGGTCAGTATCTGGAACGAGTGGGCGCTGGAAGACGGCGACCTGGGGCCGATCTACGGCAAGCAGTGGCGCAGCTGGCAGTGCCCCAACGGCGAGGTGGTGGACCAGATCAGCGAGGTGGTGGAGCAGATCCGCAACAAGCCCAACTCGCGTCGCCTGATCGTCTCTGCCTGGAATCCGGCGGAGCTGCCGGACGAGACCCGGAGCCCGCAGGACAACGCCCGCGAGGGGCGCATGGCGCTGGCTCCCTGCCACTGCCTGTTCCAGTTCTACGTGGCCGACGGCAAGCTGTCCTGCCAGCTCTACCAGCGCAGTGCCGACCTGTTCCTGGGCGTCCCCTTCAATATCGCTTCCTACAGCCTGCTGACGCACATGATTGCCCAGCAGTGCGATCTGGGCGTGGGGGATTTCGTGCACACTTTCGGTGACTGTCACCTGTACCAGAACCACCTGACCGACGAGATCGTGTTTGAGCAGCTCAAGCGTGAACCGCGGGCCCTGCCCACGCTGAACATCCGCCGCAACCCGGACAGCCTGTTCGACTACGAGCTGGAAGACTTCGAATTCGAGGGCTACGACCCGATGCCCGGCATCAAGGCCCCCATCGCCATCTGA
- the lgt gene encoding prolipoprotein diacylglyceryl transferase — translation MLRYPQIDPIAISLGPLKIHWYGLMYLIGFAVGWWLGRLRTRKPWSPVNEQQMGDLLFYIALGVILGGRFGYVVFYNFPTFMGDPLWLFRVWEGGMSFHGGLIGVILAMWWYGRKLNCGFFALADFVAPLVPVGLGAGRIGNFINGELWGKPTDVAWGMVFPTAPDALARHPSQLYQFAMEGVLLFAALWLFSSKQRPRMAVSGLFLTLYGCFRIIAEFFRQPDPQLGYLAFDWVTMGQVLSLPMVLAGILMMVWAYRRKAA, via the coding sequence ATGCTGCGTTACCCACAGATTGACCCGATCGCGATATCGCTCGGCCCGCTGAAAATCCACTGGTACGGGCTGATGTACCTGATCGGCTTTGCCGTCGGCTGGTGGCTCGGGCGTCTGCGCACCCGCAAGCCCTGGTCGCCGGTCAACGAACAGCAGATGGGCGATCTGCTGTTCTACATCGCCCTCGGGGTGATTCTGGGCGGTCGTTTCGGCTACGTCGTCTTCTACAACTTCCCGACCTTTATGGGCGATCCACTGTGGCTGTTCCGGGTCTGGGAAGGGGGCATGTCGTTCCACGGCGGCCTGATCGGGGTGATCCTGGCCATGTGGTGGTACGGTCGCAAGCTCAACTGCGGCTTCTTCGCGCTGGCGGATTTCGTCGCGCCGCTGGTGCCGGTCGGTCTCGGCGCGGGGCGTATCGGCAACTTCATCAACGGCGAACTCTGGGGCAAGCCCACCGACGTGGCCTGGGGCATGGTCTTTCCCACCGCGCCGGATGCCCTGGCGCGGCACCCCTCGCAGCTGTACCAGTTCGCGATGGAGGGCGTGCTGCTGTTCGCCGCCCTGTGGCTGTTCTCCAGCAAGCAGCGGCCGCGCATGGCCGTGTCCGGATTGTTCCTGACTCTCTACGGCTGTTTCCGTATCATTGCCGAATTCTTCCGCCAGCCGGACCCGCAACTGGGTTACCTGGCGTTTGACTGGGTCACCATGGGGCAGGTTCTGTCGCTGCCGATGGTGCTGGCCGGCATACTCATGATGGTTTGGGCATACAGGAGAAAGGCAGCATGA
- the dxs gene encoding 1-deoxy-D-xylulose-5-phosphate synthase gives MQDTTIFKEIPSRQPNTPLLDGIDTPEQLRDLAEEQLPQLARELRAHLLWSVGQSGGHFGAGLGVLELTVALHYIFNTPEDRLVWDVGHQAYPHKILTGRRAQMGSIRKKDGLAGFPKRGESPYDTFGVGHSSTSISAALGMAIAAKMQNLPRKTIAVIGDGAMTAGMAFEALNHAGHLRSNMLVILNDNDMSISHNVGGLSNYFAKLLASRTYNQVRDGGKKVLQGAPNLMALARKTEEHFKGLISGGTLFEELGFNYIGPIDGHDLPLLIDTLRNIRELDGPQFLHIVTKKGKGFAPAEADPIGYHAINKIEPKPPVTAAETQPAPKKPKYANVFGQWLCDCAEQDERVVGITPAMCEGSDLVRFAERFPDRYYDVAIAEQHSVTLAAGLACDGAKPVVAIYSTFLQRAYDQLIHDVAIQNLDVLFAIDRAGLVGEDGPTHAGSFDLSYLRCVPNMLVMAPSDENETRLLLQTGLAHSGPAAVRYPRGTGPGTVIDTDLKTAPIGKGRIVREGERIAILNFGALLAAAMPAAEALGATVADMRFVKPLDAELVRDLVERHDLVVTLEENAVAGGAGSAVAEFLNEEGIDASLLHIGLPDRFVDHGKHGELLSECGLDTDGIQSRIEKRLARMNDQKALRAVK, from the coding sequence ATGCAGGATACGACCATTTTCAAGGAGATTCCGTCACGCCAGCCGAACACACCGCTGCTGGACGGAATCGACACCCCGGAGCAACTGCGCGACCTGGCGGAGGAGCAACTGCCCCAACTGGCCCGGGAACTGCGCGCGCACCTGCTTTGGAGCGTGGGCCAGTCCGGCGGTCATTTCGGGGCCGGCCTCGGCGTGCTGGAACTGACCGTCGCCCTGCACTACATCTTCAACACGCCGGAAGACCGGCTGGTGTGGGATGTGGGCCACCAGGCCTATCCCCACAAGATCCTGACCGGACGCCGTGCGCAGATGGGCTCCATCCGCAAGAAAGACGGCCTGGCCGGCTTTCCTAAGCGTGGCGAAAGCCCCTACGACACCTTCGGCGTGGGCCACTCCAGCACCTCGATCAGCGCCGCCCTGGGCATGGCCATCGCCGCGAAGATGCAGAATCTGCCGCGCAAGACCATTGCCGTCATCGGCGACGGCGCGATGACCGCCGGCATGGCCTTCGAAGCACTCAACCACGCCGGGCACCTGCGCTCCAACATGCTGGTGATCCTCAACGACAACGACATGTCCATTTCCCACAATGTGGGCGGGCTGTCCAACTATTTTGCCAAGCTGCTGGCCAGCCGCACCTACAACCAGGTGCGCGATGGCGGCAAGAAGGTTCTGCAGGGCGCACCCAATCTGATGGCGCTGGCCCGCAAGACCGAAGAGCATTTCAAAGGACTGATTTCCGGCGGCACCCTGTTCGAGGAACTGGGCTTCAACTACATCGGCCCCATCGACGGTCACGATCTGCCACTCCTGATCGATACCCTGCGCAACATCCGCGAGCTGGATGGGCCGCAGTTCCTGCACATTGTGACCAAGAAAGGCAAGGGCTTTGCACCGGCCGAGGCGGACCCGATCGGCTATCACGCCATCAACAAGATCGAGCCCAAACCGCCGGTCACTGCGGCCGAAACCCAGCCGGCTCCGAAGAAGCCCAAGTACGCCAACGTCTTCGGCCAGTGGCTGTGCGACTGCGCGGAACAGGACGAGCGTGTGGTCGGCATCACCCCGGCCATGTGCGAGGGCTCCGACCTCGTGCGCTTCGCCGAACGCTTCCCGGACCGCTATTACGACGTCGCCATCGCCGAACAGCATTCGGTCACCCTGGCCGCGGGCTTGGCCTGCGACGGCGCCAAACCGGTGGTGGCGATCTACTCCACCTTCCTGCAACGGGCCTACGACCAGCTGATCCACGACGTGGCGATCCAGAACCTGGATGTGCTGTTCGCCATCGACCGCGCCGGCCTGGTGGGCGAAGACGGCCCGACCCACGCCGGTTCCTTCGACCTGAGCTACCTGCGCTGCGTCCCCAATATGCTGGTAATGGCACCCTCGGACGAAAACGAAACCCGCCTGCTGCTGCAGACCGGCCTGGCCCACAGCGGCCCGGCTGCGGTGCGCTATCCGCGAGGGACCGGCCCGGGCACGGTGATCGACACCGACCTGAAAACCGCCCCCATCGGCAAGGGCCGAATCGTGCGCGAGGGCGAACGCATCGCCATCCTCAACTTCGGCGCCCTGCTCGCGGCGGCCATGCCGGCCGCCGAAGCGTTAGGCGCCACCGTCGCCGACATGCGCTTCGTAAAACCGCTTGACGCCGAGCTGGTGCGCGATCTGGTGGAGCGGCATGACCTGGTGGTAACGCTGGAAGAAAATGCGGTGGCCGGTGGCGCCGGCAGCGCCGTGGCGGAATTCCTGAACGAGGAAGGCATCGACGCCTCGCTGCTGCACATCGGCCTGCCGGACCGATTCGTCGACCACGGCAAGCACGGCGAGCTGCTCAGCGAGTGCGGCCTGGATACCGACGGCATCCAGAGCCGGATCGAGAAGCGCCTGGCACGCATGAACGACCAGAAAGCGCTGCGGGCGGTGAAGTAG
- a CDS encoding dihydrofolate reductase, which yields MRKALIVAMARNRVIGRNNALPWYLPGDLRYFKQATMGKPILMGRKTFESIGKPLPGRLNVVITRDESWQAPAGVAVEHSLEAAYRRAGAQAELDGSEEVMIIGGGQIYADALADVDRMYVTLVHDDVEGDAWFPEVNWGQWQEIGREDFSASDNNPYDYSFVVYQRRGG from the coding sequence ATGCGCAAGGCACTGATCGTCGCCATGGCCCGAAACCGGGTTATCGGCCGCAACAACGCGCTGCCCTGGTACCTGCCAGGGGATCTGCGCTATTTCAAGCAGGCCACCATGGGCAAGCCCATCCTGATGGGGCGCAAGACCTTTGAATCCATCGGCAAGCCGCTACCGGGGCGCCTCAACGTGGTGATCACCCGTGATGAAAGCTGGCAGGCGCCGGCTGGTGTGGCGGTGGAGCATTCGCTGGAAGCGGCCTATCGCCGCGCCGGAGCCCAGGCGGAGCTGGATGGTAGCGAGGAAGTGATGATCATCGGTGGCGGACAGATCTACGCCGACGCCCTGGCCGATGTGGATCGCATGTACGTCACCCTGGTCCACGACGATGTGGAGGGGGACGCCTGGTTCCCGGAAGTGAACTGGGGGCAGTGGCAGGAAATCGGACGGGAGGATTTCTCCGCGTCCGATAACAACCCGTACGACTACAGTTTCGTCGTCTATCAGCGCCGCGGCGGCTGA
- the moaA gene encoding GTP 3',8-cyclase MoaA: MTAALVDNFGREVTYVRISVTDRCDFRCVYCMAEDMIFLPKSQILSLEEIETIARNLVACGVTKIRLTGGEPLVRPGVVGLVERLKAMSGLRELCMTTNGGQLDKYSVPLKDAGLDRLNISLDTLDPERFRQLTRTGRLERVLAGIDAARDAGFEHTKLNAVVLKGRNDDEVVPLVRFALERGLDISFIEEMPLGVITEHDRAEAFCSSDEIRERLGEAFDLSPMSVDTGGPSRYWRAEGYDANRIGFISPHSHNFCGDCNRVRLTTEGRLLLCLGNEHSMDFREIIRSRPGDDQAVQRALHEAMKLKPERHYFSHDSEPQILRFMNATGG, translated from the coding sequence ATGACAGCAGCATTGGTCGACAATTTCGGACGCGAGGTCACCTACGTGCGCATCTCCGTCACGGACCGATGCGATTTTCGCTGTGTCTATTGCATGGCGGAAGACATGATCTTCCTCCCCAAGTCCCAGATCCTGTCGCTGGAAGAGATCGAAACCATTGCCCGTAACCTGGTGGCCTGCGGGGTCACCAAGATTCGCCTGACCGGTGGCGAGCCGCTGGTCAGGCCGGGAGTGGTTGGTCTGGTGGAGCGGCTTAAGGCGATGTCCGGCCTGCGGGAGCTGTGCATGACCACGAACGGTGGCCAGCTCGATAAGTACTCGGTTCCGCTGAAAGACGCCGGTCTGGATCGCCTGAACATCAGCCTCGATACCCTCGACCCCGAGCGCTTCCGGCAGCTCACCCGCACCGGTCGTCTGGAGCGGGTGCTGGCCGGTATTGACGCTGCCCGTGACGCCGGTTTCGAGCACACCAAGCTTAATGCGGTGGTGCTCAAGGGGCGCAACGACGACGAAGTGGTTCCGCTGGTGCGTTTTGCCCTGGAGCGTGGGCTGGATATCAGCTTTATCGAGGAAATGCCGCTGGGTGTGATCACCGAGCACGACCGGGCCGAAGCCTTCTGTTCCAGCGACGAAATCCGCGAGCGTCTGGGCGAAGCGTTCGACCTGAGCCCGATGTCCGTTGATACCGGTGGCCCGTCCCGCTACTGGCGGGCGGAGGGCTACGATGCCAACCGCATCGGCTTCATTTCACCCCACAGTCACAACTTCTGTGGTGACTGCAACCGGGTTCGCCTGACCACCGAAGGCCGGCTGCTGCTGTGCCTGGGCAACGAACACTCCATGGATTTCCGCGAGATTATCCGTTCCCGCCCCGGCGATGACCAGGCTGTCCAGCGAGCCCTGCACGAGGCGATGAAGCTCAAGCCCGAGCGCCATTACTTCTCCCACGATTCCGAACCTCAAATCCTGCGGTTCATGAACGCCACAGGCGGTTGA
- a CDS encoding polyprenyl synthetase family protein, with amino-acid sequence MSATTLPDQTAWRQAIETTLDGWLDDASAPDPRLQEAMRYAVLGGGKRIRPILAMAAASAAGGTPEHALVPGCAIELIHAYSLVHDDLPAMDDDALRRGKPTVHIAYDEATAILAGDALQALAFEALAAYGDFADATRVPMLRILANAAGRNGMVGGQAIDLGAVGETLPLEALQRMHRCKTGALIEASIQLGALASERADDDQRQALATYGRALGLAFQVQDDLLDIEGATDTIGKPQGSDAARNKPTYPACLGIDGTRDHLRCLQEEANAALAMFGSSADPLRQLADFVVTRTY; translated from the coding sequence ATGAGCGCCACCACCCTTCCCGACCAGACGGCCTGGCGCCAGGCCATCGAAACCACCCTCGACGGCTGGCTCGACGACGCCTCCGCACCGGATCCACGCCTGCAGGAGGCCATGCGCTATGCCGTCCTGGGCGGCGGCAAACGCATCCGCCCAATCCTGGCCATGGCGGCTGCCAGCGCCGCTGGAGGCACCCCCGAGCACGCCCTGGTGCCGGGCTGCGCCATCGAACTGATTCACGCCTACTCACTGGTCCACGACGACCTGCCGGCCATGGACGACGACGCCCTGCGCCGCGGCAAGCCGACCGTGCACATCGCCTACGACGAAGCGACCGCCATCCTCGCCGGTGACGCCCTGCAGGCCCTGGCGTTCGAGGCTCTCGCCGCCTATGGCGATTTCGCCGACGCCACCCGGGTGCCGATGCTGCGCATCCTGGCCAACGCGGCCGGTCGCAACGGCATGGTCGGCGGTCAGGCGATCGATCTGGGCGCGGTGGGGGAAACCCTGCCCCTGGAAGCCCTGCAGCGCATGCATCGCTGCAAGACCGGAGCGTTGATCGAGGCCAGCATCCAGTTGGGCGCCCTGGCTTCCGAACGCGCCGATGACGACCAGCGCCAGGCCCTGGCCACTTACGGCCGGGCCCTGGGCCTGGCCTTCCAGGTGCAGGATGACCTGCTCGACATCGAGGGCGCCACCGACACCATCGGCAAACCCCAGGGCTCGGACGCCGCCCGCAACAAGCCGACCTATCCGGCCTGCCTGGGTATTGACGGCACCCGCGATCATCTTCGATGCTTGCAGGAAGAAGCCAATGCGGCGCTCGCGATGTTTGGTAGCAGCGCCGACCCGCTGCGCCAGCTCGCTGATTTCGTCGTTACTCGCACGTATTGA